The sequence GGGCCCGCCCGTGCAGAACTACGTGAAGTGGCAGGCGAAAGAGCAGAAGACGAGCGAGGAGGCCGTGGTCGCGCACATCGCGAAGCGCTTCCCGATGCGCGAGATCCCGCCCGACGACGACGTTGCGGAAGTTGCGGTGCTGTTCGCGAGCGATCGCATGCGCATGGTGACGGGGCAGTACCTGCGCGTAGATGCGGGCGAAAAGCTCGGCTGACGCGCGCGGAATCAGTTCGCGGCGAGCGCCGCAGCACCCGCGAGCGCGATCTCTTCGTCCACGGTGGGTGAGTCGCCCGAGACTCCGATCGAGCCGATCACGCGGCCCTGATGACTGAGCGGGACACCACCGCGCAGCGCCGCGGCTCCAGGCAGCGCGAGCGCCGCGACGCGGCCGTTCTTCACCTGGTCCTCGAACACGCCGCTCGGCCGGCGGAAGATCGCGGCGGTGCGCGCCTTCGCGATCGCGACGTCGACGCTCGCGATCTGCGTGTCGTCGAGCCGCTCCAGCACGACCAGCGTGCCCGAGTCGTCCATCACCGCGACCACGACGCCGAGCCCGCGCCGCTTCGCCTCCTCCTCGGCCGCATGCGCTACGCGCCGCGCGGCATCGAGCGTGAGCACGGGCTTGGTGGGCAGTGCTTCCTGAGCGTTCGCCTGCGAGATGAGCGCGCTGAGCGAGAGCGCGAGGAAGAGCGCGACGCCGAACGTGATGCGGGCGGTGAGCATGCGGGGCCTCGATCTGGGTCGAGGCGTCGGATGCTGGGGGCGAGCTGCGTGTCACGCTCGCGAAGCTGTGAGCAGCTTGCGCCACGTATCCAAAAGGCCGAGCGGTGCCCCATGCCGTTCGATGTACGCCTCGTCGAGAGCTGGGCTCGAATCGAGAATCGACTCGATGTCTGCAAGGTCTCTCGCTCTGCCGGCGATGAGCTTGCAAAGGATCGCGTCCTCTCTCGAGGGAACTGGCACTGAGAGTCCGCTCGGGAGGAGCTCGTGTGCTGCTCTCGAAAGCGCGTCTTGCTCGAACGCGGTCCGCTGGACGATGAGATCCGCACATCCGAACTCTCGGTGCATGAATCGCTTCACGTCCCCGTCAGGTGAGACTCGGTAGAGGCCCCAACCTTGGGCTTCGAGCACAGCCCCGAAGCTGGGGGAGCTGAACGCGGCGGACTCGACGAGCAGCTCCGTTTCGCCGGTGAGCTGCGTCTGTGCTCTGTACCGGTTTGCGGCGAGATCTCCGAAGAGCAGCCACCTCTTCGCCTCGCGTTCGAGCAACACTCCGATCGAATCGAGAGCGCTACGCCCCACGGCGCTGCGAGTAAGCAAGAGAAGAACCTAACTCGCGCTCGCCGCCGGGCACACCAGGTTTCGCGAACTCGCCGAGTCGTGCTTCGATCTCCTCCATCCGCGCGAACATCTCGGCGAGCGACGCCGGCGGCTTGCTCTC comes from Deltaproteobacteria bacterium and encodes:
- a CDS encoding heme-binding protein: MPTKPVLTLDAARRVAHAAEEEAKRRGLGVVVAVMDDSGTLVVLERLDDTQIASVDVAIAKARTAAIFRRPSGVFEDQVKNGRVAALALPGAAALRGGVPLSHQGRVIGSIGVSGDSPTVDEEIALAGAAALAAN